ATACATTCTCTTTAACATAATACCACCTCAGAGTCGCTCCACTTCTTCACCAATCTGCAATATTTTTTCATCACGTGGTATATTTTATTAACTACTTTTCTTGTTTAAAAACATATGATTAGGATAGCAATAGCTGGTTTAGGTAATTGTGCATCAATGCTGATTCAGGGAATAGAATATTATAAACGGAAAGGAAATAATTATTATGAAGGTCTTATAACTCCTATTATAAACGGTTATAAAGTTACAGATATAGAAGTTGTAACAGCATTTGATGTATCTAAGAACAAAGTAGGAAAGGATATTAGTGAAGCAATATTCGAGAAACCAAACATTACCCCAAAAATAGTAGACATGGAAAAGAAAGGGATAAAAGTTAAACCCGGGCCAGTTCTTGATGGTGTAGCTAAACATATGCAAGATGTTTTTAATCCCACTAATGAGGGATCCTTAGAAAGCGTTATACAAGAACTAAAAGATAGCAAAGCCGAAATTTTAATAAATTTACTACCAGTAGGAAGTGAACAAGCTAGCAGAGAATACGCAAGAGCTGCATTAGAAGCTAATACAGCTTTCATAAATGCAATTCCAGTGTTTATCGCTAGTGACCCTACTGGTAAGTTTCCACAGTTATTTAAAGAAAAGAATTTGCCTATAGCTGGCGACGATATAAAAGGCCAAGTAGGAGCTACAATACTTCATAGAACTTTAACTTCTTTATTTAGATTAAGAGGAGTTAAAGTTGAAGAAACATATCAGTTAAACGTAGGAGGAAACACAGATTTTCTAAATATGAAAACTGAAGAAAGATTATATTCTAAAAGAGTGAGTAAAACCAAAGCTGTTACAAGTACATTAGAGGATGAGAATTATTTAGAAAAGGAAGGAAAA
The nucleotide sequence above comes from Sulfurisphaera javensis. Encoded proteins:
- a CDS encoding inositol-3-phosphate synthase encodes the protein MIRIAIAGLGNCASMLIQGIEYYKRKGNNYYEGLITPIINGYKVTDIEVVTAFDVSKNKVGKDISEAIFEKPNITPKIVDMEKKGIKVKPGPVLDGVAKHMQDVFNPTNEGSLESVIQELKDSKAEILINLLPVGSEQASREYARAALEANTAFINAIPVFIASDPTGKFPQLFKEKNLPIAGDDIKGQVGATILHRTLTSLFRLRGVKVEETYQLNVGGNTDFLNMKTEERLYSKRVSKTKAVTSTLEDENYLEKEGKIRIGPSDYVPFLGNTKVAYIYLKGSGFAGMPIKIEASLEVDDKSNCAAVLVDVIRAVKVALDRKIGGPLVEVSAFYFKHPPIQAKDDEEAYRWFRKFLEM